CGTCTTGTTCCTGTCCTTGCTGGAGGCTGGCTTCCACGTCATCACCACCTCGCCCACGTTCACGCGTCAGATCAAGGGAAGACCCAAGACCGACCGCCGCGACTGCCAGTGGATTCAGCGGCTGCATCGGCACGGCTTGCTGCCTTCGATCTTTCAGCCCGACGAAGCAACCCAGACCCTGCGCGACCTGGTGCGGCAGCGTGCCAACCATGTGCGTCTCTCCGCTCAACACATCCAACGTCTGCAAAAGGCTCTGGGGCTGATGAACCTGAAGCTCACCAGCGTGCTCGGCGATGTCACCGGCGTCACCGGGCTAAAGATCATCCGTGCCATTGTCGCTGGCGAGCGTGATCCGCGGGCATTGGCGAAGTTGCGGGATCAACGCTGCCAGCACAGTGCCGAAGAGATCGCCATCGCTCTGACGGGCCGCTATCGCCTGGAGCATGTGACCGAGTTGTCGCTGTGCCTGAAGATGTGGGATCACTATCAAGAAGTGATCGCCGAACTCGACGAGGCGATTGCCAGGCAGCTTCGGACAATGAAGAAGCAAACGGTGCTGCCGCCACTACCACCAAAGTCGCGAATGCGGGGCCGTAAGGCACATGATCCACGTTTCGATGTCCGTCAGGCTCTCTATCTCATGGTCGGCATCGACCTAACTGCGATCGAAGGCATCGACGAGATGCACGCCCTAACGCTGATTAGTGAACTGGGGTGCGAGTTCACAAAGTGGAAGACGGTCAAACACTTCACCAGTTGGTTGGGCCTGTGCCCGAATTGGAAAAAGACGGGTGGGCAGGTGCAGTCGAGCCAGACCCGCAAGGGCAAGAACCGGGCTGCGTTGGCGCTACGATTAGCAGCGTGGAGTCTGGTGCGGAGTAAGAGTTATCTCGGCGCGTACCTGCGTCGCCAACGAAGCCGGCTGGGCGCTCCGAAGGCGATCACCGCGACCGCCCACAAGCTCGCCCGAATTATCTACCATCTGATGCGACATGGCTTCGCTTACATGAAGAAGGAGGAAACGGCGTATGCGGAGCAAGTGCGTCATCGGCTAGAGAAACAGTTGCATCGGCGGGCACGCGAGCTAGGGTATGAGCTAAAAAAGGTGGAGCCGTTGGGGGAAGTCGTGACCAGCGAGGGAGAAATCATCACGGTGTGAACGTTCTCTAAACTAGAACGGAGGTGCCGAGGCGTGATCCTATAACGCAAAAGTTCAACAGCTCATCTCGAGTAGCCG
Above is a window of Planctomycetia bacterium DNA encoding:
- a CDS encoding IS110 family transposase — its product is MLKQKAMKDSPFASLAQRTHAAGIDVGDTTHWVCVNAEGGDAAIREFPAHTPGLQNLVTWLRECAITTVALEATGAYGHVLFLSLLEAGFHVITTSPTFTRQIKGRPKTDRRDCQWIQRLHRHGLLPSIFQPDEATQTLRDLVRQRANHVRLSAQHIQRLQKALGLMNLKLTSVLGDVTGVTGLKIIRAIVAGERDPRALAKLRDQRCQHSAEEIAIALTGRYRLEHVTELSLCLKMWDHYQEVIAELDEAIARQLRTMKKQTVLPPLPPKSRMRGRKAHDPRFDVRQALYLMVGIDLTAIEGIDEMHALTLISELGCEFTKWKTVKHFTSWLGLCPNWKKTGGQVQSSQTRKGKNRAALALRLAAWSLVRSKSYLGAYLRRQRSRLGAPKAITATAHKLARIIYHLMRHGFAYMKKEETAYAEQVRHRLEKQLHRRARELGYELKKVEPLGEVVTSEGEIITV